From a region of the Panicum virgatum strain AP13 chromosome 2K, P.virgatum_v5, whole genome shotgun sequence genome:
- the LOC120677762 gene encoding heavy metal-associated isoprenylated plant protein 23-like, which translates to MGGTLEYLSDLLGGGGGSRRRYKKRKQFQTVELRVRMDCDGCEMKVRNALSSMKGVQSVEINRKQYKVTVQGYVEPHKVVKRVQATGKKAEIWPYVPYSHVAHPYAAPAYDKKAPPGYVRRVDAVMPVSSYGGPTAAGPQEERLVTMFSDDNPNACSIM; encoded by the exons ATGGGAGGCACCCTGGAGTACTTGTCCGACctgctcggtggcggcggcggcagccggcggcggtacaagaagaggaagcagtTCCAGACGGTGGAGCTGAGGGTGCGCATGGACTGCGACGGCTGCGAGATGAAAGTCAGGAACGCCCTCTCCAGCATGAAAG GGGTGCAGTCGGTGGAGATCAACCGGAAGCAGTACAAGGTGACGGTGCAGGGGTACGTGGAGCCGCACAAGGTGGTGAAGCGCGTGCAGGCCACGGGGAAGAAGGCCGAGATCTGGCCGTACGTGCCCTACAGCCACGTGGCCCACCCCTACGCCGCGCCGGCCTACGATAAGAAGGCGCCGCCGGGGTACGTGCGCCGGGTCGACGCCGTCATGCCCGTCTCCAGCTACGGCGGCCCCACGGCGGCCGGGCCGCAGGAGGAGCGGCTCGTCACCATGTTCAGCGACGACAACCCCAACGCCTGCTCCATCATGTGA
- the LOC120677773 gene encoding L-ascorbate oxidase-like codes for MGRPPRLLCCLFLALSLAAAARAATRHHEWEISYQFKHSDCVRKLAVTINGQTPGPTIRAVQGDTVVVRVKNSLLTENVAIHWHGIRQIGTPWADGTEGVTQCPVLPGDVFTYAFVVDRPGTYMYHAHYGMQRSAGLNGLIVVAAAPGGPDAEPFAYDGEHEVLLNDWWHKSTYEQAAGLASAPIVWVGEPQSLLINGRGRFANCSAMAAGACNAAHPECAPQVFAVVPGKTYRFRIASVTSLSALNFEIEGHQMTVVEADGHYVKPFVVKNLNIYSGETYSVLIKADQDPNRNYWLASNVVSRKPGTATGTAVLSYYGGRSSPRRPPPTAPPTGPAWNDTMYRFRQSVATVAHPAHVEPPPPRADRTILLLNTQNRIDGRTKWAINNVSFTLPHTPYLVAMKSGLLGAFDQRPPPETYEHRGYDVYAVQENPNATTSDGLYRLRFGSVVDVVLQNANMLAANNSETHPWHLHGHDFWVLGYGIGRFDPAVHPSTYNLRDPILKNTVAVHPYGWTALRFKSDNPGVWAFHCHIEAHFFMGMGIVFEKGVERVAELPRDIMGCGKTKGGH; via the exons atgggccggccgccgcgcctcctctgctgcctcttcctggccctctccctggccgcggcggcgcgcgccgccacgCGCCACCACGAGTGGGAGATCAGCTACCAGTTCAAGCACTCGGACTGCGTGCGCAAGCTCGCCGTCACCATCAACGGGCAGACCCCCGGGCCGACCATCCGCGCCGTGCAGGGCGACACCGTGGTGGTCCGGGTCAAGAACTCGCTGCTGACGGAGAACGTGGCCATCCACTGGCACGGCATCCGGCAGATCGGCACGCCCTGGGCCGACGGCACCGAGGGCGTCACGCAGTGCCCCGTCCTCCCCGGCGACGTCTTCACCTACGCCTTCGTCGTCGACCGCCCGGGCACCTACATGTACCACGCGCACTACGGGATGCAGCGCTCGGCGGGGCTCAACGGGCTCATCGtcgtcgcggcggcgcccggcgggcCCGACGCCGAGCCGTTCGCGTACGACGGCGAGCACGAGGTGCTGCTCAACGACTGGTGGCACAAGAGCACCTACGAGCAGGCGGCGGGGCTGGCGTCGGCGCCCATCGTCTGGGTCGGGGAGCCGCAGTCGCTGCTCATCAACGGCCGCGGCAGGTTCGCCAactgctccgccatggccgccggggcCTGCAACGCCGCCCACCCGGAGTGCGCCCCGCAGGTGTTCGCCGTCGTGCCGGGCAAGACCTACAGGTTCCGCATCGCCAGCGTCACGTCCCTGTCGGCGCTCAACTTCGAGATCGAG gGCCACCAAATGACGGTGGTGGAGGCCGACGGGCACTACGTGAAGCCGTTCGTGGTGAAGAACCTCAACATCTACTCCGGCGAGACCTACTCGGTGCTCATCAAGGCCGACCAGGACCCCAACCGCAATTACTGGCTTGCCTCCAACGTCGTCAGCCGCAAGCCCGGCACGGCCACCGGCACCGCCGTCCTCAGCTACTACGGCGGGCGCAGCAGCCCTCGCCGCCCCCCACCGACCGCCCCTCCCACGGGCCCCGCCTGGAACGACACCATGTACCGGTTCCGGCAGAGCGTGGCGACGGTGGCGCACCCGGCGCACGTcgagcccccgccgccgcgcgccgaccGCACCATCCTCCTCCTCAACACCCAGAATAGGATCGACGGGCGCACCAAGTGGGCGATCAACAACGTCTCCTTCACCCTGCCGCACACGCCGTACCTGGTGGCCATGAAGAGCGGCCTCCTGGGCGCATTCGaccagcggccgccgccggagacgtACGAGCACCGGGGCTACGACGTCTACGCCGTGCAGGAGAACCCGAACGCGACGACCAGCGACGGGCTGTACCGGCTGCGGTTCGGGTCCGTCGTCGACGTGGTGCTGCAGAACGCCAACATGCTGGCGGCCAACAACAGCGAGACGCACCCGTGGCACCTGCACGGGCACGACTTCTGGGTGCTCGGCTACGGCATCGGCCGCTTCGACCCAGCGGTGCACCCGTCGACGTACAACCTCAGGGACCCCATCCTCAAGAACACGGTGGCCGTGCACCCCTACGGCTGGACGGCGCTGCGGTTCAAGTCCGACAACCCCGGCGTGTGGGCGTTCCACTGCCACATCGAGGCCCATTTCTTCATGGGGATGGGCATCGTCTTTGAGAAAGGCGTCGAGCGGGTCGCCGAGCTCCCACGGGACATCATGGGGTGCGGGAAGACAAAGGGTGGCCACTGA